GTTAACGCTAATGGGGATTGAACAAAAACGAGCAGAGGATACTGCGATAAAGATTTTAAGGCAGCAAACAGGCAAAACGATAAAAGAATATCAAAACATAGAGGAGCAACAAAGTGAGAGGAATGCCATAAATTATGCAATTGAAGTGCTTGAAAAGATTGCGAGCACTGACGGTGTACGGGAATTAAAGGCATTTAGTGAGAGCAGCAGCGACTCATTCTTCAAGGCAAGGATTCAGACAACCTTAAAGAACATAAGTCAAAAAAATAATAGTCTCCATAAATATGATTAATTGACAGGCGCAAGGGGCGTCAATTCAAAGTGGATTTGTTATGCCATTCTTACACAGTTGCGCAACTGTGTAAAATTAAACGAAAAAAACCTTGACAGTATCTTCTTTCTCTTGTATTGTAAAAACAAAGGGGAATTCCATTAAGAATCTTTTTCTTACCACTGTCCTTTCCTCAATCCTTAGAAAAAAACATTTTATACTTTAAAGCGGGAACAAAGGGCGAAATTAACGTTAGGGATATCGCAGATTCCACTAAACAATAATTTGTTCAATAAAAGGAAGGAGGGATTAGATGAAGCTGAGAAACTTTTCAAGATCAATGTTCGTTGCAGTAATGATTTTCATCCTGCCGGTAGATGCTTTCATTCCGTCTGTATTTTCCAGTGACGTAAACATACCCAGAACAGGACAGACTACATCATATTATGCAGGGGATGACGGTGATTTGAAGATGGGCGCTCCATGGCCTACAACAGGAAACATGGGCTCTGGAAGATTTAATGACAACGGTGATGGGACTGTTACGGATTTACTCACAGGTCTTATGTGGACCAAGAATGCAAACATGGGAGGCTTACAGAACTTTTATACTGCAAGGAACGCTGCTGCAGCTCTGGCTATCGGGGGCTTCACTGACTGGCGCATCCCTAATATGCTTGAGCTTGAAAGCCTTACAAATGCCGGACAGGCCGATACAGCTGTATGGCTTAACTCTCAGGGCTTTCAAAACGTTCAGGCATCTGATTACTGGTCGAATAATTCATATGCATATGAAAGCGCTGGATGGTCTATTAATTTAGGTACCGCTCAGACTTCCTATGAAGTTGACTGGACTGCCGGCGCCATGTATTATTGGCCTGTTCGTGCCGGACAGGCCAATAACCCTGACCCGGCGTATCCGGCAAATATTCGTAAAACAGGAAGCACTACAACTGTAACACCGGGTGATGACGGTGATCTGGAATGGGGGGTCGGCTGGTCAGTTGCCTCAAGGTTTAGAAATAATCTGGACAGCACTATAACAGACAATCTTACTTCTCTAATGTGGGTACAAAGCGGAGGAGAAACCGCATTGGGTGCTGATGGAGTACTGACGTCATTTCAAGCTGTAAATCAATTCATATCCGACATGAATACTCAAACATACGGCCGGTGTGTTAAACCTCCCAGATCACAAGACTGCTCAGGCTTTCCTTTCCCTCAAACTCCTGCTACTCAACCATGTACTGATCCATTGTTACCAGCATGTGTATTCATTGAGAATGGTTCCATAGAGCAATGCAGGAGTAAAGGCGATACTATGTGTACAGTGGATGCTGATTGTGATACGGTCAATGGAGAAACTTGTGTTTCAATTCCGAATTCAGGCTACACTGACTGGCGGCTTCCAAACAAAAAAGAGATGTTAAGCCTGACTCATTGGGAAGACGAGTTCTCGTCAAGAGGCGACCTTACCGCTGCGGGCTTCACTATGCCTGAATTTGCGTGGTGTTCTCACTGGACCTCTACGGCTTATCCCACAGATACAAGCAAAGTGTATGCAATTACATTAAATGTTGCCGGGAACCAGACGCTTTCTTATCCTTTGAGCGTCCCTAATACTACCTGCAACTGGACATATTGGCCTAAATATTTCTGGCCGGTGCGTGGTGGTATATCCGGAAGCAATCCATCTGATGGCGATGGTGATGGTTACACTGACACGGACTGTAATGATAATAATCCGGCAATCCATCCCGGCGCTGCGGAAGTCTGTAACGGAATAGATGATAACTGTAACGGCAATGTTGATGAAGGATTTACAGATGCCGATAGTGACGGTTATACAGCGTGCGCAGGTGACTGCAATGATAACAATCCGGCAATCCATCCTGGCGCTGCAGAAGTCTGTAACCATTCGGATGATGATTGTGACGGCAATGCTGATGAAGGATTTACAGATGCCGATAGTGACGGTTATGCAGCGTGCGCAGGTGACTGTAATGATAACAATCCGGCAATCCATCCCGATGCTGCTGAATCCTGTAACGGGTCAGATGATAACTGCGACGGCATTGTTGACGGGGGGACCGATCATGACGGAGACGGTATCGGATCTGTCTGTGATAACTGTCCTAACACCTACAACCCCGATCAGGCTGAAAGTGACGGCAGTATTCCCGGGATGCGCGGATACTGGAAATTTGATGAAGCCATGGGGTTTGTAGCTTACGATACCGTTGTCAATAATAACGGAACCATTTATAACGCCACGTGGGGAACGGGTCAGGTTAATGGCGCTCTCACGTTTAAGGGAGGAACGGACAATACCGTTACTGTTGTGGATGATTCAGGGAACATGAAGATCACCGGCAAGAACATATCGATCGAGGTATGGGCGTACGGAAACCAACATATTGACGACTATGGTGGAGAATGGGCCACTATAGGGATAAAAAGCTCCTATCGATATCCTCACTGGTATGACGATGGTTACGGATTATACTATTACGATGACAAAATCTCATTCTTTATTAATCACTATGATTACAATAAGGGATGGGCACCCTTTACCAAGAATGAATGGCACCATCTTGCAGGAACTTATGACGGACAATTCATAAGAGTCTACGTGGATGGACAGGAAGGCACAGCATATCCTTACTCGGAAAATATAGTCGATGCTTTGGCACCTGACCGATTTCTTATCAGCGGCACGTGAGGAAGCTACTATTGGGGCGGTGGCCTCGACGAGATGGCAGTCTATAACAGAGCTTTGACGCAAG
This window of the Nitrospirota bacterium genome carries:
- a CDS encoding DUF1566 domain-containing protein, whose product is MKLRNFSRSMFVAVMIFILPVDAFIPSVFSSDVNIPRTGQTTSYYAGDDGDLKMGAPWPTTGNMGSGRFNDNGDGTVTDLLTGLMWTKNANMGGLQNFYTARNAAAALAIGGFTDWRIPNMLELESLTNAGQADTAVWLNSQGFQNVQASDYWSNNSYAYESAGWSINLGTAQTSYEVDWTAGAMYYWPVRAGQANNPDPAYPANIRKTGSTTTVTPGDDGDLEWGVGWSVASRFRNNLDSTITDNLTSLMWVQSGGETALGADGVLTSFQAVNQFISDMNTQTYGRCVKPPRSQDCSGFPFPQTPATQPCTDPLLPACVFIENGSIEQCRSKGDTMCTVDADCDTVNGETCVSIPNSGYTDWRLPNKKEMLSLTHWEDEFSSRGDLTAAGFTMPEFAWCSHWTSTAYPTDTSKVYAITLNVAGNQTLSYPLSVPNTTCNWTYWPKYFWPVRGGISGSNPSDGDGDGYTDTDCNDNNPAIHPGAAEVCNGIDDNCNGNVDEGFTDADSDGYTACAGDCNDNNPAIHPGAAEVCNHSDDDCDGNADEGFTDADSDGYAACAGDCNDNNPAIHPDAAESCNGSDDNCDGIVDGGTDHDGDGIGSVCDNCPNTYNPDQAESDGSIPGMRGYWKFDEAMGFVAYDTVVNNNGTIYNATWGTGQVNGALTFKGGTDNTVTVVDDSGNMKITGKNISIEVWAYGNQHIDDYGGEWATIGIKSSYRYPHWYDDGYGLYYYDDKISFFINHYDYNKGWAPFTKNEWHHLAGTYDGQFIRVYVDGQEGTAYPYSENIVDALAPDRFLISGT